Proteins encoded together in one Bacteroides zhangwenhongii window:
- a CDS encoding TraG family conjugative transposon ATPase: protein MIGIIILISLLICALCLLIALLYIRQTEIEVKDKSVDLESVLPIQTITENAVINGNGDITVGYRLLLPEVFTLSESEAQYIHERLEALLKLLPAGTVIHQQNFYYTGRYHHAEYSSNALIAENNRHFNGKEILNSYTNLYVTFTNGSRNGKIRKSASGTSLMRKLHYPFKQPYKEYQQRLTEMEAFLMNFENGLSSIQQFEIRKMDDTELNNAIYDYVNLSYETPENDATQKSVNPMAVSESGSMKIGQQHVSILSLTNEGEHLQELAVPHTGKSKAYGGNIEIPDSIRSKCSMLYPVGLGLPFNHIVNIVIEITDPDATVTAIGAEKDALNYITNFYPPAAEKQREQAAFCDEITQFDYQTAYTAFNVVLNDTDRTSLMRKTALVQQGFSFMNQSSCYVENAELCNLFFCNIPGNARANYRGFVNTTKQAICYLQKEGMYLSDEKGHIYHDRFGTPAKINLWDYPALNNKNRIVIGPSGSGKSFWLNNYILQSYELGRDVMIIDIGGSYRSMIALNRGKYFDSTEQKKFAFNPFLCDRDKNGKYLYIDTTDAESADDQIKTIVAIISYIWKVREPMLPAENAILRKSVIGFYDYVNNSSIGEKHERIFPTLITYRAYLKEVFSKRMTEFEKQKFEIEELLLLLEPYTDGELSFLLNATENVDIVHDRLIAFDMEDASKKEYFPLVAIITLQMIVDKIKKRQGFAKELIIDEALDFLQDEKFGDFIAYLYRTFRKKEGSITLAAQNILFLKNMPSSIKDSIIINCATKIILDHSEHRQNLPEVKAVLSITDEEAYMIESLQRTERWREFFIKMSNDAFIFRNEVSDFAAVAFDSRQATVVRLKQLFNESGSTYTAINRYLEERRKKYG from the coding sequence ATGATAGGAATCATCATACTCATATCCCTGCTAATCTGTGCGCTGTGCCTGCTGATTGCTCTGCTGTATATCCGGCAGACAGAGATAGAGGTGAAGGACAAATCCGTGGATCTGGAAAGTGTCTTGCCTATCCAGACCATCACGGAGAACGCCGTCATCAACGGGAACGGTGACATCACCGTCGGCTACCGGCTGCTTCTGCCCGAAGTGTTCACCTTGTCGGAAAGCGAGGCGCAATACATCCATGAGCGGTTGGAGGCTCTTTTGAAGCTGCTTCCGGCAGGCACGGTCATCCATCAGCAGAATTTCTACTATACGGGGCGATACCATCATGCAGAATACTCTTCCAATGCCCTGATAGCGGAGAACAACCGTCATTTCAACGGCAAGGAGATACTGAACAGTTACACCAACCTGTATGTGACGTTCACGAACGGCAGCCGAAACGGTAAGATACGCAAAAGCGCATCGGGCACCTCGCTGATGCGAAAGCTGCACTACCCGTTCAAGCAACCTTATAAGGAATATCAGCAACGGCTGACAGAAATGGAAGCCTTTCTGATGAACTTTGAGAACGGTTTGTCGTCCATCCAGCAGTTTGAGATACGCAAGATGGATGATACGGAACTGAACAACGCCATCTACGACTACGTCAACCTCTCTTACGAGACACCGGAAAACGATGCCACGCAGAAGAGCGTCAACCCTATGGCTGTCAGTGAAAGCGGAAGCATGAAAATAGGGCAGCAGCACGTTTCCATCCTTTCGCTGACCAACGAAGGCGAGCATCTTCAGGAACTGGCCGTGCCGCACACCGGCAAGTCGAAGGCATACGGGGGAAACATAGAGATACCGGACAGCATACGGAGCAAATGCTCGATGCTGTACCCCGTAGGACTTGGCCTGCCGTTCAACCACATCGTAAACATCGTGATAGAGATAACCGATCCAGATGCCACCGTAACGGCCATCGGTGCGGAGAAAGACGCGCTGAACTACATCACCAACTTCTACCCTCCGGCGGCAGAGAAGCAACGCGAGCAGGCAGCCTTCTGCGATGAGATTACCCAGTTCGACTACCAGACCGCCTATACCGCCTTCAATGTCGTGCTGAACGATACAGACCGCACCTCGCTCATGCGGAAAACCGCACTGGTACAGCAAGGCTTCAGCTTTATGAACCAAAGTTCGTGCTATGTGGAGAACGCCGAGCTGTGCAACCTGTTCTTCTGCAACATACCCGGCAATGCCAGGGCCAATTACCGGGGCTTCGTCAACACGACCAAGCAGGCCATCTGCTATCTGCAAAAAGAGGGGATGTACCTTTCGGACGAGAAAGGGCATATCTACCATGACCGTTTCGGTACTCCCGCCAAGATAAACCTCTGGGATTATCCGGCGCTGAACAACAAGAACCGCATCGTTATCGGCCCGTCCGGTTCCGGTAAATCTTTCTGGCTGAACAATTACATCCTGCAAAGCTATGAGCTGGGCCGGGATGTGATGATCATTGACATCGGCGGCTCTTACCGCTCGATGATAGCCTTGAACCGGGGCAAATACTTCGACTCTACCGAGCAGAAGAAATTTGCGTTCAACCCCTTCTTGTGTGACCGTGACAAGAACGGCAAATACCTGTACATCGACACCACGGATGCCGAGTCTGCCGATGACCAGATAAAGACCATCGTCGCCATTATCAGCTACATTTGGAAGGTACGTGAACCCATGCTGCCTGCCGAAAACGCCATTCTCAGGAAATCCGTCATCGGATTTTACGACTATGTGAACAATTCTTCAATAGGAGAGAAGCATGAGCGTATCTTCCCGACGCTGATAACTTACCGGGCTTATCTGAAGGAAGTGTTCAGCAAACGGATGACCGAGTTTGAGAAACAGAAATTCGAGATAGAGGAGCTGTTGCTTTTACTGGAACCCTATACGGACGGAGAGCTGTCATTCCTGCTGAACGCTACCGAGAACGTGGATATCGTGCATGACCGGCTGATAGCCTTCGATATGGAAGATGCCTCTAAGAAAGAGTACTTTCCACTCGTTGCCATCATCACCCTGCAAATGATCGTGGATAAAATCAAGAAACGCCAGGGGTTTGCCAAAGAGCTAATCATCGACGAAGCACTCGACTTCCTGCAAGACGAGAAATTCGGAGACTTCATCGCCTACCTGTACCGAACCTTCCGTAAAAAGGAGGGAAGCATCACGCTGGCCGCACAGAACATCCTGTTTTTGAAAAACATGCCGTCCAGTATCAAGGACTCCATCATCATCAACTGCGCGACCAAGATTATCCTCGACCATTCAGAACACCGGCAGAACCTGCCGGAAGTGAAAGCCGTGCTTTCCATCACGGACGAAGAGGCCTATATGATCGAGTCGTTGCAGCGCACGGAACGCTGGAGAGAGTTTTTCATCAAGATGTCGAACGATGCCTTCATCTTCCGCAACGAGGTGTCCGACTTCGCCGCCGTAGCCTTCGATTCGCGCCAGGCGACAGTAGTACGACTGAAGCAGTTGTTCAACGAAAGCGGCTCGACCTATACGGCCATCAACCGCTATCTGGAGGAAAGGAGGAAAAAGTATGGATGA